In Mycteria americana isolate JAX WOST 10 ecotype Jacksonville Zoo and Gardens chromosome 17, USCA_MyAme_1.0, whole genome shotgun sequence, the sequence GGGCCTTAACCAGTTCGTATTTGGCATCCTTCGAAGCTTTGTCAGGCTCCACAGATCTGTCTACAATGTACTCCACAAATCCTGGACTGTCAAACATCAACTTCTGGGCCCATGGTTGATTTGCAATAGCCTAAACATGAAGACAAAAGAGGGGGGGAGGGTGAAACACCtcattttaaaaacccaaaacccagttACACAGTAGGCTGTTATGCAAATAgccaaggaacagaaataatgaagtggGATATTCATTCTACACGGTAGTTACACAACCATCACTCAAATCAAGCAGCAGGGTTTAACACTGGAAAACAAGTACAGCTCAGTGCTTACCTTTAAAGTTTTAAGTGAATTATCACAGCAGTGCCTCCAATATCAAAGCAGCACCCTAGAGCAcagctgttgcctttttttcccctctccaatttATAAGAAAATACGCATTACAGACATGACATGTCTGCTGCATTATTTAAATGGTGAATGCAAGTCGGGCACAATGAAAAAGGCCTTATTTCTGACCACTTAGGGCTTCAACAAGAAGTTTGTGGCattcacttagaaaaaaaatatctgagacCGAATGGCAATACAATTCACTACctgatctttaaaaacaaaaagcacttaCAGTAAATACCCGTAAAGCCCCACAGTGGAGATCAGGGAATGGCTGAGTACTGATGCTCCTGAAGAGTTCCAACGGCTGGCTAGACAGGGATGTGAACCATGATTCAGTCATTCTTAAGAGGTCTTCTGTCTGCTGCTCTGGCTACACGCACCATGTACAAAAATGAAAGAGTTTGATTAGGATTATGAAAAGCTTTCAAGTTTTGAGGATATGTTCAATAGTTAGGgaagttctttaaaacaaaccacCAGCAGATTAAACTGAAATAGTTTAAGTTTCCAACTTTATTTTCATGAATGAAGAAATGGCTTTCTATATTTCATTTAGCTTGGAGGACAGatttaaataaattgattttgaTACACAAGATAAGTGCTGTGCTCAGTGCAGTCCTGCAAGACAAATGAAAATGGCTTACTCACTCATTTAGAGCTACAATATCAAAAACCAGATCACTGGATCTAAAGAACATACAAAGGGATAGAGCAGTTTGCCACTATCCCTTTAAAGCAAAGAATATTAAACTGTTTACTCTCATTCCCTTGCCAATGCTATCTTGACTTCATGTTTTAGAAACAGATTTCAGAACACCTGGCTTCTTACAAGCTCAAACttcaagcaaacaaataaatcagGAAATTTCAAAACAGTAAAGTTAATGACTCAGAATACTAGAAAGCTACCACTTCTACCTAAACTAGACGCTGCAAAAGGTCTTCACACAATTAGTCAGATGCACAATAACTTCATtgttgtagatttaaaaaaaaaacccaaacaaacaaaaaaccaaccaaacaaacaaaaccaaacaaccaacaacacaaaccaaaccacagaCTTACAGGCAAGTAAAGAAGAGATGAAATTGCATCCAAGCATCGAAGTCGTAACTCCGTGGGGGCATTCTTTGCCTGGTGCCCTATTCTGTTTAACAGATTTTGAAATCtacttcctttgaaaataaaaacaaagtgcTTTTAATTAATCCAGATAGACCTCTACAGGAGTACAAAGTTACCTGTCAGTCACATTACACTACATTAACTGGTAGAAAGAGTGTTGTACATTAAACCTGAGAAAGACAACTTCTTGATCTACTATAATAAAAGCAGTGTAAGATTCTCTTCATATGGATCTACGATAGACAAATCCAAAGCTTTTATGCTAATTCTCCAGACTacccaaaacatttccaaaaaggaaattatgtgTCACAGCTAATCGAGTTACTTGGGAAGTGTGGACCCTAGTAGACTTGTAATTAGAAATCTGCTATCCCATTCTACAATGCTCCAATAGCTATCTGCTAATACAGATTTTCgcttaaaaagcaaagtttggaCTAGCAGCAAGAAGTCTAGCACCTACTTTGAATCCTCTGAACAGTTTTATATTAATAGAAACAACGCAGTCTTTAGAGAAACCATCATTACATGATAGTTCATATTTTTCTAATCCTGGTGAGAAGGTCATGACATCAGTAGAAAGAGAGAAATCTAAAATAACACAACTACTGACAATTCCTATGATGCAGCTCActagaaaagaataatttaaatcaCGGTTGCGATACCAGAATTCCAGCTGCCAGGCATTTCACACTGCCATGCTTGGCAAGACAGTTAAAAAACACCTTACCTGCTAGAGCACAGCTATTCAGACACCCTTGAttattagacaaaaaaaaaaaaaaaacacaccacattTTTCAATTCCTTTCTCTATTACACCAAATCACTTCACTTTTGTATGACATACTGAGaaagttttattaaagaaaaaaaatgatactaaCTAGTTTTCTGTAAAACCTGTTTGCCTTCCACATTTGATCCCAGGATTCCTAGTGTGTCCACAGCCACTCCAATCATGGTCGGATCATGACTTTCTGCCATTTCAAAGACCTTTTCCATAAAGACAGGATATCGTTCACAGATCTGCTGTGGACTGTCTACAACAGCCAGATTTCCAAAAAATTTAACAAATCCtgagagaacaaaacaaaacaaaaaaagcattcagagtGGAGGAACAATAACTTTAGCAATgtcaaaattaaatatacattaaCATAAGATTGTTTCACTGCTAAACTAGTGTTATTAAGTCTGAATATTGTTTGTGAAAGGCATCAGAGTAAGGACAGAACTAAGCCAGTATTTTGGAAGTTACTTAATTCATGCTGTAACTGCTGTCTTctcgaattaaaaaaaaaaaaaaaaaaaaggctacaatAACACAAACTTCAAACGTATAGTACAGTCTCTCCAGACCTCACCTGTGCTACCACTGTTAATGAGTAATACTATTCATGTGTTAGActgttcttcagcattttttgtaTGCATCCACATACATGTTCTAATATTCAAGAATTCACATGAGCTTTTAAAAGAGAGGCTTAATAGTCCTCTCAATTTAACTCATTaataaaagcaagcagtaaaCACTGGAAACAAGAAATGCACGATGTAACCTGGTAAATAGAAGCCCGAGAAAGGATCAGACTCTGCACCAACGATGATGTTCGAAATTTTATCGATAATTCCTTGTTGAGCAAGATACTGACGCCCATGTGGAGTATGGGCCAGTGAGGTCACCATCTCTATACATGTAGCTCTGTAACACACAAACAGTTATTTTGGCCTATTCCAAATGGGTTTAAGTACTTCGTGAttaagaaaaaacaggttttctaCCCTTAagacaaaatccaaacaaacaaacaaacaaagaaaaacaaactaccCTGACTGTCCAGTGCTTACTCAGCTATCTTACTTTAGGTGTATAGTTTGAAAGAATTCTAAAGTGTTTATATTGCAGCCCAGCATTACAATTATCACAGCATACTGGGGAAACTTCATCTTGGTTCTCAAATTTAAGCATACAGTATTTTACACTCAAGGCTGTTTAAGAAGAGGCAGATAAAGTGTTTTCCTGAAAAGGGTTTCATGCgaaacacacacaaatgtgttTAAAGAGTGCTATTTTAAGACTGAACATCAGAGTTTTAACAATGGGGGAAATCTCACTGGCAAACTCACTACCTACATACCTGACCAGCACATCATCTCCAGTCAGCTCTCCAATTAACTCTGATATTAATCCACTGTTTGCACAGTAATTTAGCGAATCTGCTGATACCGAAGAAATCTCAACAATTAACTAAAtaaaagcacaggggaaaaaaaaaagggggtggtttataaaaacattataatGATAACAATTCACAGTAATGGTCAAATACGTCTTATAATGCTGATAACCCTATACAtattaaatacagaatttcatGATGTTTTCATAATTAACCTAAATGTTTGCCTGAAACAAGCTCATAAGGAGTTCCTAGTTTATATAGCATATGCATTTGATTTCTATTCACAGTCATCTTTTCTTCAGAGGACCATCACTGCTATCCCCATTAAGCTCTAGAACGGCTAAATTGTACGATTTCTCCTTTGCCATACGTATCTAGGCTGACACACTTGGCATCTCTCTCTCGGTCTCTTCCCCCCTCCAGAAGTTTCAACAGCACTTCACATCCAAAGGTTAAGAGACTACAGCAgctattttacttttactttcagagaagcaaacattttattgtaTCTTTAATAACTCTGTGTAGCCTGTCCAATGCCCTAGGCACCACAagttagaaaataaaagatgtaaACAGTGCTTCACACTTTTGTACCataaactgagaaagaaaagttatGACATTATTTGAGGGCCAACACTGCTGTACCCTTCCTACTCCTTTCTAGTCTCGACAAAACGTAGACACGAAGAAAAGTTTGTAAAGCAGTGATGAATACTAACTTAAAAGCAAGTCATAAAATCCAGACTGTAATTCAGAACTACAGTCCAAGAGAACTGCAGTATAATGTCATTCAAACGCTAACATTGGTCGCATCCCTACCTCATATACTCTGTATCGAACAATATCATTTGTTGCCATGACGTTTTTCAAGTCACTCAGCAAACTGCTCACAAATAAAGCCTCTAAGCCATCTTGCGTCTGTGCTATTCTTGAGAGAGATTTGATGGCCTGGAAACAAAAACAGCAACGTAGtataagaaaaacacaaagagaagaaaatccaaGATGATCTGACTTAGTTTCACTGTTCTGTACTAACATATTAAACAGTGTTACACATCTAAAATTTTAATTGTGATTCACTTTTCAATGAGAATTACTGTATCATTGACAAGAGCTAGTTATGGTTACTGCGATCCACGTCCCTGGCATTAAATTCAGATCTATGAGTTCACTTTGGCATAAACAGCTACTGGAAGGTAAGAGTTCTAGGTAAATTCTCTATCACATCTAAGTAACTTCTGGGCTTAGAGCACCTACATGCTTATAACATCTTTCAAGCAACATAAGCTCTCTTTTCTTCAAAGAAGAGCAGAGGCTGCCATCTCagacacagcagaaaaagcattCTGTGCAGTGTCCACATCAGTttgtagaggaagaaaaaaagaaagtaatgctTACCTCTTTAGCCACTGCTATTTTCTCTCCACCAATGCAATTTATTATTTGCCGTAATAGTTCAGAACTGTTTAGAATTTCTGTAACAGCATCTGAATTTTCAACGATCCTCCCAACCTAAAGACATGATTAAGTAATTATTTTCaataacattaaaacaaactttttccaCTATAAGGATattcaagcactggaacagctACCCAGACAGACAGAATCACCATTtttggagatactcagaactcAGTTGGACAAtaccctgagcagcctgctgcaaGCTGGCCCCCCTTTTAGCTGGGGGCTGGACCTGAAACCTCTAGAAGTCCATTCCAAACTACAATGTTCCCCCATtctattcttttaaattaacGCAACAAGTGTCAAGTTACTACAGCCTATTCCTCTTCCGTGTTTCCACAATATTGTTCAAAGTATCCTGAATATCAAAATGTTGCTGCACTTAATTCTTACGGCACCTGCTGTCAGTGCT encodes:
- the PSMD5 gene encoding 26S proteasome non-ATPase regulatory subunit 5; the protein is MAEAVVELLERAARREAPLEELRALRLAVQAVPPAALRARLSDDHLGALFALLSVNDREQVSACVSILERLLQALDPVYVIQNLREELQKGLFHPDDSVKILTISQVGRIVENSDAVTEILNSSELLRQIINCIGGEKIAVAKEAIKSLSRIAQTQDGLEALFVSSLLSDLKNVMATNDIVRYRVYELIVEISSVSADSLNYCANSGLISELIGELTGDDVLVRATCIEMVTSLAHTPHGRQYLAQQGIIDKISNIIVGAESDPFSGFYLPGFVKFFGNLAVVDSPQQICERYPVFMEKVFEMAESHDPTMIGVAVDTLGILGSNVEGKQVLQKTRSRFQNLLNRIGHQAKNAPTELRLRCLDAISSLLYLPPEQQTEDLLRMTESWFTSLSSQPLELFRSISTQPFPDLHCGALRVFTAIANQPWAQKLMFDSPGFVEYIVDRSVEPDKASKDAKYELVKALVNSKTIAEIFGNQYYLRLRAYLREGPYYVKAVSTTAVEGAE